A portion of the Sphingobacterium spiritivorum genome contains these proteins:
- the trpD gene encoding anthranilate phosphoribosyltransferase, whose protein sequence is MKEILAHLFEYKAFTRKEAYDILINITEGKYDTHQVAAFMTAYGMRSIRVEELAGFRDAMYDLCKKLDLSAYRLIDLCGTGGDGKNTFNISTLASFIVAGAGYQVAKHGNIGVSSGCGSSNVMEYLGYRFTNDEGEIRRQLDEANICFLHAPFFHPAMKTVAPIRRALGVKTFFNMLGPLTNPANPQFQSVGVFSLELARLYAYLYQNTNKQYAILHALDGYDEISLTGDFKVIDNKGEHYYTVAQLGFEPIHPEAISGGDTVEEAGKIFMDILSGEGNDIQQNVVLSNAAIAIQTFNPEKTFADCYYEAEESLLGKKALSSFKKLIN, encoded by the coding sequence ATGAAAGAGATATTAGCACATTTATTTGAATACAAAGCCTTCACCCGCAAAGAGGCTTACGACATATTGATCAATATAACAGAAGGAAAATATGATACGCACCAGGTTGCAGCCTTCATGACTGCATACGGAATGCGCAGCATACGTGTAGAGGAACTTGCCGGATTCCGGGATGCCATGTACGATCTCTGCAAAAAACTGGATCTGAGTGCTTACCGGCTTATTGATCTGTGTGGTACCGGAGGAGACGGCAAGAATACATTTAATATCTCGACTTTAGCTTCCTTTATTGTAGCAGGGGCAGGATATCAGGTCGCCAAACACGGCAACATAGGTGTATCATCAGGATGTGGTTCTTCCAATGTCATGGAGTATCTCGGCTATAGATTTACAAATGATGAGGGAGAAATACGAAGGCAGCTCGATGAGGCTAACATTTGCTTCCTGCATGCCCCGTTCTTTCATCCGGCAATGAAAACAGTGGCTCCTATCAGACGTGCATTGGGTGTAAAAACATTCTTCAATATGCTGGGTCCCCTGACTAATCCTGCGAATCCACAGTTTCAATCTGTAGGCGTATTCAGTCTTGAACTGGCCAGATTGTATGCTTATCTATATCAAAACACGAACAAACAATACGCAATACTGCATGCTTTAGATGGCTATGATGAAATCTCCCTTACCGGAGACTTCAAAGTAATAGACAATAAAGGAGAGCATTATTATACAGTAGCACAGCTTGGATTCGAGCCAATACATCCTGAAGCAATCTCTGGAGGAGATACGGTAGAAGAAGCTGGTAAAATCTTTATGGATATTCTCAGCGGAGAAGGAAATGACATTCAACAGAATGTGGTATTGAGCAATGCGGCAATTGCCATACAAACATTTAATCCGGAGAAAACATTTGCCGACTGTTATTATGAAGCTGAAGAATCGCTGTTAGGTAAAAAAGCGCTGAGTTCTTTCAAAAAATTAATAAACTAA
- a CDS encoding sigma-70 family RNA polymerase sigma factor has protein sequence MSNQTLISIPEFELIFEKWNKKVYQYALSKTSSAFIAEETVQRVFIKLWDNLFHKNIAVDIEAQIFCIARTTLLDVVKEERKRQIIVEIRHMQDEVPTPSELYRLKEMNVNYKRAVERMPASRREVFLLSRLENLSYKEIADRLSISPKTVENHIALALKALKKTLFILYIIFFLK, from the coding sequence ATGTCTAACCAAACCTTGATTTCGATACCGGAGTTTGAGCTGATATTTGAAAAATGGAATAAAAAGGTTTATCAATATGCATTGTCCAAAACTTCTTCAGCATTTATTGCGGAAGAAACAGTACAGCGTGTGTTTATTAAGCTTTGGGACAACCTTTTTCATAAAAATATTGCTGTCGACATCGAGGCGCAGATCTTTTGTATTGCCCGCACGACATTGCTGGACGTCGTCAAAGAAGAGCGAAAAAGACAGATAATAGTGGAAATACGGCACATGCAGGATGAGGTACCAACACCTTCAGAGTTGTATCGTTTGAAGGAGATGAATGTAAATTACAAACGGGCAGTGGAGCGTATGCCTGCCTCCAGAAGAGAAGTGTTTTTGTTGAGCCGGCTCGAAAACTTAAGCTATAAAGAAATTGCTGATCGCTTGTCTATTTCACCTAAAACTGTTGAAAATCATATTGCCTTAGCCCTGAAGGCATTGAAAAAGACACTGTTCATTTTATACATTATATTTTTTTTAAAATAG
- a CDS encoding phosphoribosylanthranilate isomerase produces MNHPVKIKICGMKYPENIRETGLLNIDYMGFIFYEGSKRYIANLSASDIDVPDRIQRVGVFVNASAETIKNKIRSYGLHAVQLHGTESPDLCEELKVFGVLVIKAFGIDSNFDWKTLNEYTEVTDYFLFDTKSDQHGGTGKTFDWDILQNYSLQKPYFLSGGLGPDNISNALLTDDKRLYAIDLNSKFESEPGLKKTELLKQVVKTIKNEQISS; encoded by the coding sequence ATGAATCATCCCGTAAAAATCAAAATCTGTGGCATGAAGTATCCGGAGAATATCCGGGAAACAGGTTTGCTGAATATCGATTATATGGGGTTCATTTTTTATGAAGGATCAAAGCGTTATATAGCAAATCTGTCTGCTTCCGATATTGATGTCCCTGATCGCATACAACGTGTTGGAGTATTTGTAAATGCTTCCGCCGAGACCATCAAAAATAAGATCCGGTCCTATGGACTTCATGCAGTACAACTACACGGGACAGAATCTCCGGACCTGTGTGAAGAGTTAAAAGTATTCGGAGTCCTTGTCATCAAGGCATTCGGGATAGACAGCAATTTTGATTGGAAAACCCTTAATGAATATACAGAGGTCACAGACTATTTCCTTTTTGATACAAAAAGTGATCAGCATGGAGGTACAGGAAAAACGTTCGATTGGGATATTCTGCAGAATTACTCTTTGCAGAAACCTTATTTTCTGAGTGGAGGATTAGGCCCTGACAATATCAGCAATGCCCTTCTAACAGATGATAAAAGGTTATATGCGATTGATCTGAATTCAAAATTTGAGTCAGAACCGGGATTAAAAAAAACAGAATTATTAAAACAAGTAGTGAAAACAATTAAAAATGAGCAAATATCAAGTTAA
- the trpB gene encoding tryptophan synthase subunit beta has translation MSKYQVNEKGYYGPFGGAYIPEMLYPNVEELRQQYLSIIKEKSFQEEFQSLLRDYVGRPSPLYLAKRLSEKYGANIYLKREDLNHTGAHKINNTIGQILLAERLGKKRIIAETGAGQHGVATATVCALKGLECVVYMGEVDIERQAPNVARMKMMGAQVVAAKSGSRTLKDATNEALRDWINNPVDTHYIIGSVVGPHPYPDMVAKFQSVISEETKRQLKEKTGKSNPDYVLACVGGGSNAAGMFYHYLDEEDVKIIAVEAAGHGVESGETAATTVLGKEGVLHGSRSILMQTEDGQVIEPYSISAGLDYPGIGPQHAWLFKSGRGQYVSATDEEAMQAGLQLTRLEGIIPAIESSHALAHLEKMSFDGSETVVVCLSGRGDKDLDNYMKYFGF, from the coding sequence ATGAGCAAATATCAAGTTAACGAAAAAGGATACTACGGGCCGTTTGGAGGCGCCTATATTCCGGAGATGCTTTATCCAAATGTAGAAGAACTACGTCAGCAATATCTCAGCATAATTAAGGAGAAAAGTTTTCAGGAAGAATTCCAGTCTTTGCTTCGTGATTATGTAGGGCGGCCTTCACCTCTTTACCTGGCAAAACGACTTTCGGAAAAATATGGTGCCAATATCTATTTAAAAAGAGAAGATCTGAATCATACCGGTGCTCATAAAATCAACAATACAATAGGTCAGATCTTACTTGCTGAACGCCTGGGCAAAAAAAGAATTATTGCAGAAACCGGAGCCGGACAACACGGTGTCGCTACAGCTACAGTATGTGCGCTCAAAGGACTGGAATGTGTCGTATATATGGGTGAAGTCGATATCGAGCGTCAGGCACCTAATGTGGCCCGTATGAAAATGATGGGTGCACAGGTTGTAGCAGCAAAATCTGGAAGCCGGACTTTAAAAGATGCAACCAATGAAGCGCTGCGAGACTGGATAAACAATCCCGTAGACACGCATTATATTATCGGATCAGTGGTCGGACCACATCCGTACCCGGATATGGTTGCTAAATTCCAGTCTGTTATATCTGAAGAAACGAAAAGACAGTTAAAGGAAAAAACAGGAAAATCCAATCCGGATTATGTACTGGCTTGTGTCGGTGGAGGATCCAATGCAGCGGGTATGTTTTACCATTATCTGGATGAAGAAGATGTAAAAATCATAGCAGTAGAAGCAGCAGGACATGGTGTTGAGTCCGGAGAAACAGCCGCTACGACGGTCTTAGGAAAAGAAGGGGTATTGCATGGCAGCCGTTCCATATTAATGCAAACCGAGGACGGACAAGTAATCGAACCGTATTCTATATCTGCAGGACTTGATTATCCCGGTATAGGACCCCAGCATGCCTGGTTGTTCAAAAGCGGGCGTGGACAATATGTAAGCGCAACTGATGAAGAGGCTATGCAGGCAGGACTTCAGTTAACCCGTCTGGAAGGTATCATTCCGGCCATTGAGAGTTCACACGCACTTGCACATCTGGAGAAGATGAGCTTTGATGGTT
- a CDS encoding DUF2795 domain-containing protein, which produces MYWTLELASHLEDAPWPATKDELIDYAIRSGAPVEVIENLQALEDDGEPYENIEEIWPDYPTKDDFFFNEDEY; this is translated from the coding sequence ATGTATTGGACATTAGAATTAGCTTCGCACCTCGAAGATGCCCCATGGCCAGCAACTAAGGATGAATTAATTGACTATGCAATCCGTTCAGGAGCCCCTGTAGAAGTTATAGAGAATCTCCAAGCCTTAGAAGACGACGGTGAACCGTATGAGAATATCGAAGAAATTTGGCCGGATTATCCAACCAAAGATGACTTCTTTTTCAATGAAGACGAATATTAA
- a CDS encoding dipeptidase, producing MQNIKEYVEANKQRFLDELFDLLRLPSVSADPKFKGDVEKTAEFVAQKLRDAGADQVEVCPTAGNPIVYGEKIIDPSLPTVLTYGHYDVQPADPYELWETPPFEPTVRDGKIYARGSADDKGQFYMHVKAFEYMMKNNALACNIKFMIEGEEEVGSKNLGTFVKENKDKLKADVIVISDTSMISMKQPSLETGLRGLSYVEVEVTGPNRDLHSGVYGGAVANPATILSKLIASLHDENNHIAIPGFYDDVIELTAEERKALNEAPFEIEEYKKDLGVDELWGEKGYTTIERTGIRPTLEVNGIWGGYIGEGAKTVLPSKAFAKISMRLVPNQNSQRITDLFKKHFEAIAPDYVKVEVKPHHGGEPVVTPTDSVAYKAAEKALNDTFGVKPIPTRGGGSIPIVALFEDVLGIKTVLLGFGLDSDNLHSPNEKYGIENYLMGISTIPLFHKYYAELSK from the coding sequence ATGCAAAATATAAAAGAATATGTAGAAGCAAATAAACAACGTTTTCTTGATGAATTGTTTGATTTGCTAAGACTTCCTTCAGTAAGTGCAGATCCTAAATTCAAAGGTGATGTAGAAAAAACAGCTGAATTTGTTGCTCAAAAATTGCGTGATGCCGGTGCAGATCAGGTAGAAGTATGCCCTACTGCCGGCAATCCTATTGTATATGGTGAGAAAATCATCGATCCGTCATTACCTACAGTATTGACTTATGGTCACTATGATGTGCAACCTGCAGATCCATATGAATTATGGGAGACTCCTCCGTTTGAACCTACTGTCAGAGATGGTAAAATTTATGCCCGCGGTTCTGCGGACGATAAAGGCCAGTTTTATATGCATGTCAAAGCATTCGAATACATGATGAAAAATAATGCTCTTGCATGTAATATTAAATTCATGATTGAAGGTGAAGAAGAAGTGGGATCAAAAAATCTGGGAACTTTTGTTAAAGAAAACAAGGATAAACTGAAAGCTGATGTCATCGTTATTTCAGATACATCTATGATCAGCATGAAACAGCCTTCATTAGAAACAGGACTAAGAGGACTCTCTTATGTAGAAGTAGAAGTGACAGGTCCTAATCGTGATCTTCACTCTGGGGTATATGGCGGTGCAGTGGCTAATCCGGCAACTATTCTATCCAAACTGATTGCCTCTCTGCATGACGAAAACAATCATATTGCTATCCCGGGATTCTATGATGATGTAATCGAACTGACAGCCGAAGAACGTAAGGCTCTTAACGAAGCTCCTTTTGAGATCGAAGAATACAAAAAAGACCTTGGCGTAGATGAGCTTTGGGGAGAAAAAGGTTATACCACTATTGAACGTACAGGTATCCGTCCTACTCTGGAAGTCAACGGTATCTGGGGAGGATATATCGGAGAAGGTGCAAAAACCGTACTTCCTTCAAAAGCATTTGCGAAGATTTCCATGCGTCTGGTACCCAATCAAAATTCTCAACGCATTACTGATTTGTTCAAAAAACACTTTGAAGCCATTGCTCCGGACTATGTAAAGGTAGAAGTAAAACCTCATCACGGAGGTGAACCTGTAGTAACTCCTACGGACAGTGTCGCTTATAAAGCTGCTGAAAAAGCGTTGAATGATACTTTTGGAGTAAAACCAATCCCAACACGTGGAGGAGGCTCTATTCCTATTGTAGCACTTTTTGAAGATGTGCTGGGCATCAAAACCGTATTACTCGGATTTGGTCTGGACAGTGATAATCTTCACTCTCCGAATGAAAAATACGGAATTGAAAACTACTTAATGGGTATATCTACTATTCCACTGTTTCACAAATATTACGCGGAATTAAGCAAGTAA
- a CDS encoding lysophospholipid acyltransferase family protein, with translation MVRIWKKAHRICYFTSVLFFFILFFPVLYFFTRKPLRYYHQIAYCRKWISLLSAYCVGIRFKTTYETPIDWSKTYILCANHTSVLDITTLSHICHQSFSFLGKAELLKNPVTRIFFKTIDIPVDRKSKIASFRAFKKATLNLQVGKSIVIFPEGRIDDSYPPVLHKFKSGPFRMAIENNIPIIPIVIHNAWDIFWDDGRRNGSKPGKIYSTVLSPVSPEGYTEENIEDFQELIYEKMKSYWEIKKLS, from the coding sequence ATGGTTAGAATATGGAAAAAAGCCCACCGGATTTGTTATTTTACTTCTGTTCTCTTTTTCTTTATTCTGTTTTTCCCGGTTCTTTATTTCTTTACCCGAAAACCGCTGAGGTATTATCATCAGATAGCCTATTGTCGCAAGTGGATCAGTTTACTGAGTGCCTATTGTGTCGGAATACGATTTAAAACGACATATGAAACTCCCATCGACTGGAGTAAAACCTATATTTTATGTGCTAATCATACATCCGTATTAGACATTACCACACTCAGCCATATCTGCCATCAGTCCTTTTCATTTCTTGGAAAAGCCGAATTGCTTAAAAATCCGGTAACGAGAATTTTCTTTAAGACCATTGACATTCCGGTAGACCGTAAGAGTAAAATTGCGTCCTTCAGAGCGTTCAAAAAAGCAACCCTAAATCTGCAGGTCGGCAAGTCAATAGTTATTTTTCCGGAAGGTCGTATTGATGACTCCTACCCTCCCGTACTGCATAAATTCAAATCCGGTCCATTCCGTATGGCGATAGAAAATAATATCCCGATCATACCAATCGTTATTCACAATGCATGGGATATCTTCTGGGATGACGGAAGAAGGAATGGCTCCAAACCCGGCAAAATATATTCTACGGTATTATCTCCGGTAAGTCCGGAAGGGTATACAGAGGAAAATATAGAAGATTTTCAGGAATTGATCTACGAAAAGATGAAATCCTATTGGGAAATAAAGAAATTATCGTAA
- a CDS encoding FecR family protein — protein sequence MKITTDLINRYLTNKCTAEEAEYLENYIQYLGTSLDQLLPLEEWEETKGDLEYSGEEEIRAKILAAIVHKRKISFRRRMLVKLSGVAALLIFFLGIYLFLNRSEESFPADRKDLATLTADSTEVSNLYYINSGNENMSLTASDGSVITLYPKSEIKYAENFRHLKERVLYLKGKARFEVAKDKSKPFRVHSNGVTTTALGTIFIIDELRSTQTNIKLLEGKIEVKAEDVKNSRKLIRTYEPNEEITLDHKDLKVLEEVKATGKGRDGYFVQNSENIRFQNIALKDVLDLLEQNYNIKLQYDQDKIRDKYYSGVYVNSRHVYKEIIKELNYLHHADINYTNLQH from the coding sequence ATGAAGATTACGACAGACCTAATCAATCGCTATTTAACCAATAAATGCACAGCTGAAGAGGCTGAATATCTGGAAAACTACATTCAGTATTTAGGAACATCACTGGATCAGCTCTTACCCCTGGAGGAATGGGAAGAAACAAAGGGAGATCTCGAATACAGCGGGGAGGAGGAGATTCGCGCAAAAATATTGGCTGCTATAGTACATAAGCGAAAGATATCTTTTAGAAGAAGAATGCTTGTTAAACTATCGGGTGTGGCGGCATTATTAATCTTTTTTTTGGGGATTTACTTATTTCTGAATCGTTCCGAGGAAAGTTTTCCTGCAGATCGGAAAGATTTAGCAACCCTAACTGCAGACAGTACCGAAGTCAGTAATCTTTACTATATCAATTCCGGAAATGAAAATATGTCGCTGACAGCAAGTGATGGTTCGGTCATTACGTTATATCCCAAATCGGAAATTAAATATGCTGAAAATTTCAGACACCTGAAAGAAAGAGTATTATATCTCAAAGGGAAAGCCAGATTTGAGGTTGCTAAAGATAAAAGCAAACCCTTTCGGGTGCATTCTAATGGCGTAACTACCACTGCATTAGGAACGATCTTTATTATAGATGAACTAAGATCTACACAAACAAACATCAAATTGCTGGAAGGTAAAATAGAGGTAAAGGCCGAAGATGTTAAAAATTCCAGAAAATTGATCCGTACCTATGAACCTAATGAAGAGATAACATTGGATCATAAGGATTTAAAGGTCCTTGAAGAAGTCAAGGCAACAGGCAAAGGGCGGGACGGATACTTTGTGCAGAATAGTGAAAATATCCGATTCCAGAATATAGCCTTAAAAGATGTACTGGATCTTCTGGAGCAAAACTATAATATAAAATTACAATACGATCAGGATAAGATCAGAGATAAGTATTACAGTGGGGTCTATGTGAACAGTCGTCACGTGTACAAGGAAATTATTAAAGAACTAAACTACCTACATCATGCAGATATAAATTATACCAATCTCCAACACTAA
- a CDS encoding ABC transporter ATP-binding protein — protein MADNTLIQITDIGRKYIIGSETIHALNSVSLSIKKGEFVALMGPSGSGKSTLMNILGCLDTPSKGEYVLNGINVSQMTENELAEVRNKEIGFVFQTFNLLPKSTALENVALPLIYAGKSKKVRDEKALATLTSVGLEHRTDHKPNELSGGQRQRVAVARALINDPSIILADEPTGNLDTKTSIEIMGLLEDIHAKGNTIILVTHEEDIAQHAHRIVRMRDGLIEDDYPNTNIKSVSPRLAALNAKGSDFENI, from the coding sequence ATGGCAGATAACACCCTCATCCAAATAACAGATATAGGCAGGAAATACATTATTGGCTCAGAAACCATTCATGCACTTAATTCAGTTTCTCTTTCTATAAAAAAAGGAGAATTTGTTGCACTGATGGGCCCCTCGGGATCTGGAAAATCTACACTGATGAATATTCTGGGTTGTCTGGATACACCATCAAAAGGTGAGTATGTATTAAATGGCATCAATGTAAGTCAGATGACAGAGAACGAACTGGCTGAAGTCCGTAACAAGGAAATTGGCTTCGTTTTCCAGACATTCAACTTGCTTCCCAAATCAACAGCTTTGGAAAATGTAGCCTTACCCCTGATATATGCCGGTAAATCCAAAAAAGTCAGAGATGAAAAAGCGCTGGCTACCCTGACAAGTGTGGGACTGGAACATCGTACCGATCACAAACCCAATGAACTCTCCGGAGGACAGCGCCAACGTGTAGCAGTAGCCCGTGCGTTAATCAACGATCCATCCATTATATTAGCCGATGAACCTACGGGAAACTTAGACACCAAAACATCTATTGAGATCATGGGACTTCTGGAAGATATTCATGCCAAAGGAAACACCATTATTCTGGTCACGCACGAAGAAGATATTGCACAGCATGCACATCGTATCGTACGTATGCGCGACGGATTAATTGAAGATGACTACCCGAATACCAATATTAAATCTGTATCGCCAAGATTGGCCGCGTTGAATGCTAAAGGTTCTGATTTTGAAAACATTTGA